CTATCCTTCTTGCATTCATGTATATGCCAAAGTTGTAACTAAATCTTTAGCTCCTTAATTTCTTGATATCAAAAGAGGTTTCATTGTTGATCTTCCTATCATCATACCTTTTGCCATCATTTTTTGAAAAGCTCTTTTTACAATGTTTTTAGTTATACACTGTGGTCCTCAGTGTGTCAAAAATACTCTTTATTATTGACCTTCTGGCAAGGACCTTTGTTTTTTTAaagatatgattcttttttatcatTGTATAAAGTTATAGTTATGTATAAAGTTATTTTTTTACAAATGGTAAATGATAAATATGGGATTCGAACCTAGAACCTTACGATAAACTGTCAAAGTTTTTACTAGCTAAATTAGTTGACAGCTTTGAATCATTTGTTGTTCTTTGTTTTAGATGTCATTTGGTAAACGTATATCTTATAATGAACCAAGATTCAGCAGAACAATTGTTCTGCTGTTTACTGTGAAATATATTGTCTAGTTATTTCCTAACAGGTTTTGTTGGTTTTCATGCCATATCTTTGTGATATCCCATGAATTTTCTCCACCAAATTTTCACCAGCGCAAAAGGTTGGTAGCCTCTCAAACAACTCTAGGTTCCACCAAATATCTACTATTGACTAAGAAAATTGTATTGATCCCAGCATTACCATATGGATCTAAGCATATTAGGAAACATGGTATATCTCTATGCTGCATTTTCATTCCTGGTTCTGAAGGCTTGTACTTACTGTTGTACTTTTGTTATACTTTTTTCTGCATTTAGGAAGATCTACTTCTGTTGTGCAATGCATATGTTCAAAACCTAATGCCCAGTTACAATGTATTTTTCTCCAAGTATTCTGTGGGGTAAACCATTTTTAAGAAATCGTTGCTACTGCTATATGGCCTGCCTACATGAAGCTATAGTTTATCTCCACTGGGAACACCTATGGTTTATTTGTTCTTGAACAACATTTCTGCTGTTGCACTTGTTTGCTGCTATCTTTTATGTTATTGTGACATTGTTATTAAATTTCTACAATATTGTTTAGAGTTATTCTTGATTCTAAATTAGGGTATTCAAACTTATGCATGTGTAGTTCAGTTTTTAGAGTAACTTTGTTGCAAAAAATTGGGTTTGTAAAGAACTTTTTAGTCCTTGATCCACTTTTTTGACATTATGTTTTGTCCAAGGTTGAAGTCGATTTATATGCCTAATGAAGTACAAAGAATaatttttgataatttatttgatgataatttatattaaaatgtaACTTgttgtttgataaaaaaaaattaggtgTGTTTGAGAATGCATTTGAAATGTGCATATCGAGAGtcgtatattttaaatatgatttcATGTATGTTAAGTTTTAAATTGTATTTGGTTTGGATGTTAATGTTATCTTAGCATTagcactttaattttttttaagattttaaattattttatgatactatttaaaatcataaaattaacCCAGTGAAAAATTAGCATGAATTTTGTTTTTTATAATatgaaaatttatatatttttttaatttttaaagattattttatattcattaatatgattttatttagttgtttatttatttattatatatctaggtatatgaaatttatttgtaagattatattatattttatttatttaaaataaaaaaatagacatttaataaatatttaaaatataattgatTTATTGTTTACTAAATACTATGCACAACTGTACatttaacttgagatttcttcttCAAATGCATATTAAAGAGATCAATATATTCTCATATATGataagtttttgtgtttttttttagaTTCTCCTTTGCTATTATTTTTTGTATTGATAGTTGAGTTGAGTCTAATTTGATTTTACTAGAATTTTGAAATGAAATATAAATAATAGTTTTTGATAATGTATTTGatgataatttatattaaaatgtaACTCGATCTACAGTTGACTTTGTTTGACCAATTTAATCGTAAGGCGACAATTCGTTATCGATTTGTTTGAACTCTCTATTGAGAATCGATGTTGTCCATTTGATCATAAATCGAACTGTTGGCATCAAAATTAGAAAGATAAAAAGCAACAAAAGGGAGAATCatatttccctctctctctctctctcttaccatAATGGAAGCGCATGTTAGGGATGTTTGTCCATTTCTATGGGACAATACTCACCTACTATGGAATTGGCCACACCAATCTATGGGACAATACTCACCTACTAATGACTCTACGTTCAGCTGTCATGCAATGGAATCAAATTCTACTTGCCCAATCAATCAACATCCATTCCCATACTCCCCCATTCCACACGTCTGTCCATTTCTTTCAGTGAAACCAAGCCAactgctgctctctctctctctctctctctctctctctctctccatctcctTCTCTATCTCATCCGGTGCAGCTGATTCCAGGAGACGTACACCTTCAGCTGTTCGTGTGCTGTAGCCCACCAAGTATGGTTTTGTTGGCCCTGAAACCATTTCAAACACTGGAGAACTAATAATTTACTTATGATACATAAAATGATGATTAATAAAGCCTCTTCAAGAAACTTAACACCATATATTATGGCCATATGAAGACAAGAAAACATTGGTTTCAATGCCAAGTCAAAGTCTCTCGAAATTACTCATGACAAAGACCACATATTTGAAGTTTCAAGGTATCATCtacacccacacacacacacggaCGTGGCCCACATTGGGTCGAAAGTTCTCGAGTATAACAGTGGGTTGACTTTGATCGTTCGAGGTGGATTGCACGTCAGATAGATACTCTTGAAATCCAAATCAATGGACCCACCTGTTCAGCATGAACTCTTCCTACCTCATGTCTGCAGCCATCACATGATGTCCATAAGTTTGGCTTGCATCATCATCTTAATCAtataaaaaatgaataaaaaaataaaaaaatttaattatatattatctcttataattaatCATTTTTAATATCTCCATCTTtacaatttttaaaattatattagataGTGAAACTTTCAGATtcatatataagattaaaaaaattattgaagtaatagaatcaaatattttaattttataaatataataatcttaatataattttttttaaaaaataaggattgagatattaaaaataattaattatagagaACAATCTATAATTAActctattaatattaattaattaattaagtttttgtttttttttttcatcttttgggGAAAGATAATATGGTGTAATAAAAGGCATAACCATCATTTCCAAAGATATTATTGGCAGAACAATTCAGGGTTGACTTGGAAGTCCTAAAACCAAGGATGACAGTTGGGATTTCGAATTGATTTGTCGAGAGCTCAGCCAAATCACTTAACACTTCCACGAGACCTTTTCTTCTTTCCCATTTGAATGATCCAAATAGGTCAGAGATGAGGAGGCTCTCTCGAGTCCGCACGCTTTACCCTCGAGCCAGGGGCGATTCGGTCTTCTTGGTGGACGGTGGTGGACTGTGGAAAGGTCGCTAATGTCTGCTTTGCAGCTATCTATATATATAGCACTCCTTCCGGGAAtcgtctccctccctccctccctcgccATTGCTGCAGAGGAGAAGCTCCGATCGGCGAACGGGGATGGACCTGAGCTCCTCCATCTCCACAGTTAGGAGACACACGTCAAAGATTGCACCTTTGGCTTCTACCCCGGTGTTGTTTATACTCCTCTCGTCCCTCGCTTCGACGGCAGGTCAGTCCCCGCCTCTCCCCTCTCCGTCGAGCTTTCTCCATTCTTCTCAAGACATGTTCTTTTTGGATTAGAACCCCAATATTCGATTCAATTTTCTTGAGTTACGGGTCTTCAGAGTCATCTTCTGCTGGAGATTATCCCCTGTGTTTCGAGACGTCAGACGATTTGGGAAAGGGgagatttttttttcccctttgcgTCGCCTACGAGTCGACACTGAATAGAAACTCGGATCAGATTTATAACCTTTATCTGCAAAACTCTTATAAAATTGATGGTTTTGTTTTCATGATTAATGTCGATTTTATCCAAGTTTTAACCTATATTTGTTTGTCAAGAGATTCATATCTTGCAAGAGAAAGTAGTATTTCTAAGAGAGAAACAAAGAGTCCATTGCTTACACCATCGAGAAATTAGCCGTCGGTTTCAATGATTTGAGGCAGTTTGTATTCTTTTCCATGCTCATGGTGTAAAGAATGTGCTTCCCTCCACATATACTATATTTCTATGGAGTGTTTTGTTTTCCTATAAATTATCTGATTTCCGATGCTGTTCACTAATTCATGCTTCAAATTCTGCTTATGCAGAAGCTTACGATCCGCTAGACCCGAATGGGAACATAACAATCAAATGGGATGTTATGCAGTGGGCGCCAGACGGCTATGTTGTAAGTAAATCTTTGATGAAACTATGGGATGCCCAAATGACAACTCTATGCATGTCACCTAGCAAAAATGTTGTGTGTGAGTTGTAAGTTAAGACAGCTGAAAGATCGCAAATGTTctacttttgttttctttctgagATTAATGTTTTGTGTGAGTTGTAAGTTAAGACAAATGCTATTTAAACTGCAGCAAATTGTTTGATCTGATTGATTCATCTTCTCTCAGGCCGTCGTTACAATATTCAATTTCCAGCAATATCGCCACATCCAGGCGCCTGGGTGGATGCTCGGATGGACATGGGCAAAGAAGGAGGTGATCTGGTCTATGGTAGGAGGGCAAGCTACCGAGCAGGGTGATTGCTCAAGGTTTAAAGGGAACATTCCACATTGCTGTAAGAAGGATCCATCCGTTGTTGATCTGCTTCCTGGAACTCCATACAACATGCAAATTGCCAACTGCTGCAAGGGGGGCATAATTAGTTCGTGGATTCAGGATCCCGCCAATGCCGCAAGTTCATTCCAGATCAGTGTGGGTGCAGCAGGCACAACCAACAAGACTGTCCGTGTGCCCAAAAACTTCACTCTGAAGTCTCCCGGCCCCGGGTATACATGTGGAGCTGCAAAGATTGTAAAACCTAGTAGGTTTGTCTCGCAAGATGGAAGAAGAACCACCCAAGCTCTGAGTAagttatgattaaaacttctcaggtTATTGGACTAATCATAACACAAATTAGCTTTTGGATTAGATATCAAGTTTCTGTTGCAAATAAAACTAGTGCAGCCAAAATTTCATTCATCTCATGCAGAAAACTTTGTTACGAGAAACAGATTGTCGGCTGCTTAGTGCTATTCCTGTCTGAATCTTTGGAAGTTTCATAAAAGCAGAATAAGCTCCACCCCCATATTTTTGGTGATTATTGGGAACATAGGACTAGCGGATATTAAGAATTGGATCTCAAGAAACTATtctccctttttctaagcttttttcGCTGTTTGGTTGCAGTGACATGGAACGTTACATGTACATACTCCCAGTTTCTTGCTCAGAAGACACCTACATGCTGTGTATCGCTTTCATCCTTTTACAATGATACGATTGTCAATTGCCCAACATGCTCCTGTGGATGCCAGAATAACATAACCCAACCGGGTAGCTGCGTGGAGTGAGTTTTGTGATAATTTTTCTTATATTTCCATTTGGTATATTTAGTTAATTCAGTGATGATAATTTCTTTCCTACTGCTACAGGGGAGATTCGCCGTATTTAGCTTCTGCAATCAACGGTCCTGGAAAAAGAAGTTTTACACCTTTGGTCCAGTGCACATCACATATGTGCCCAATAAGAGTGCACTGGCACATCAAACTTAACTACAGGGAGTATTGGCGCGTAAAGATTGCAATAACAAATTTCAATTACCGCATGAATTACACACAGTGGAACCTCGTCATCCAGCATCCCAACTTTGACAATCTCACTCAAATCTTCAGTTTCAATTACAATTCACTGACCCCATATGGAGGCATAAGTAAGTTATTATGATTCATTTTAGTTGTCACAGTTCAACATATTGCTGATACCTAAATGACCTTGCATGACAAGGAGACACCTTATCCTTTGGCTTTTACGTTAGAAGATGATCCTTTATTATTATTCATGATAACCTTTTGTTTTAGAAATTTGATGCGATAGCATCATAGACTATACTTGCAGTTCTTAATTTCTCTTTATTAGTGACATTTTAAGTAGGTTTTTTGGTATGCAGATGATACTGCAATGCTTTGGGGCATCAAATACTACAATGACTTGCTGATGCAGGCAGGACCCTCTGGAAATGTACAATCAGAACTTCTGTTCCAAAAGGATCCATCAGCCTTCACCTTCCAGAAAGGATGGGCTTTTCCGAGGCGAATATATTTCAACGGCGATAACTGTGTCATGCCGCCTCCAGATGCATATCCAAGGCTACCAAACGACAGCCCTCAACTCAAAGGGTCTTTATGTCTTCCGGTGATCATTCTTTGGGCCACTTTGACTTGGTTGCTGATTTATGTTCAATAGAACCTTGGGCTCCTCGAGAATTTCCGACTTATTTCTTCTCTCAACACATACCAGTGGAAAGTTGTCCGAAACAAGAAGAGGAGGATTTGCTCTCCTACAGAAGCAGTTTGGTCTGCAGTCCAAAAAAATTGCTTCTGCTGTAATGTAAATTAACTGTTTGGATTCCATTCATTCTTGCAAACTTTTGGCTTCTTGTAATTTACTTTTTGGTTTCTCAGATGTTTGCAAGAGAATGAAGTCCAGAACAATCTGTATCTAGTAAGATTCATAAAGAAGTGAACTGTTTGCTGCTGAAAAAGGTCTTTTTGTTCTTCCTTTAATCATTTCCTGCTTCTTGTCTCGATAAGCATGTCTCTCATCTGCAAAAGAATTAGTTGTTGAATTGTGTCATTTTGGTATTTTTAGGTCATAGATTGATGCATCAAAATGTCACATagtgatttttttaatgaaaaatatatattacattAAATAACGTATATGACACTTGAACACGAATCATTTGTGCTATACACTAAGAGATATGGATGTCTCAACAGAAAtactctttatattttttatgttttcgtTAATAATGGGGGAATGATGAAAAACTTTCTATATTTGGCATGGCATTGCTCTTTCTGAGTAGAACTCGAGGCGTCTACCTATGGGCAAGCTTAATTGTCGTGACGTAAATCGTACCACGAAAATTCGTTGCTCCACATCGTTTCTTGCGGTTCTTGTCATGCTCGCGTTATAAGGTGTACCGTTGAGAGTACTTAAATTGTCGTGGCTTGAATCGTGGGTCTGAAACTTGGGTCTTTTTTGTGCCGTGATTCGTTCACAGCAGTGTTCTATTGCCAAGTCGTCGTCCGCTGCGGACTACAGACAGGAATCTGCAACCCAGGCAGCAGGGCGCGcgcgcgcgagagagagagacgccATGGCGCTTCTGCAAGTCCTTGGGCGGATCGAGAGCTTCCTGCGAGGAGAAATTGCGGCCGTCGGAGCGGCTCTCGGGATGGCCCTCGATCTGTTTGATTGTTTGAATCTTGAGAAGGAAAGGGCTGCGTTTTTTTAGCTCTAACAGTGTTGCTGCTCCTTGCAGACGTGTGATCTCTCACACCAAATCTTGGGTCGATATCGGGAGTCTTTGATCTGAGCTGGTTGTCGAGGTCGGTCAAGCCCTTGCGATGGGGTGTCGGTGCCGGGGTGTTGATCAGCATCTTTTGATCCGGACACCGGTTAGTGGCTAGCCGTCTGGACGCTAGTCGACGACTCCAAGGTCAGAACGCTCGTGGCTCGAGGGTGGCCGCTTTCCTGCAagaatggccttcgtcgggtggtTGTCGactgtggcccctccgacgagcaagtcagcggTGTGTTGATCTATTATTTTTTTCTCCCTTGGGCTGGATGCCAGCTCagggtttttatactactgtacgagggttgGTCGTACGCGGGTTTGACGTGGTGACCGATCCTCGAGAGGTGAGATGGTACCTTCGTGCGGTTGCCATCCCGGGGTGCACGAAACAACGCCATGTGGCATCatcccgagctttccgggacaGGACGTACCAAGCAACGCCTTGGTACAGATTATGGCTCGGCGCGTGGGGGTGCTCCTCTTGCTGACATGGCTGTAGCATGACATAGCATCGATCATGACATGGCCTGGACCCAAATATACCAAATATATCATCGTCCCAGATAGCGTCGAACTCTTGGCACTCCCTGGTGGCTTTTCTTGGGGAGTGTCGGGGAGCCGGGATCGAGTCGACTAGGACCCTCTCCCTAGCCTGCATCCATCTGGGTAAGGGGCGAGGCAGGTATTACCTGATTGCCCGTAGCGGTTTTAAGATCAGCGGCGCTCCTTCCAataacaaaggttggaagagtcGCCTCTTTTTTGTCAGTTGTAGTCGGGGGTGGGGTTTTAGTACTGGATGGACTTCTCAAACCATCGACAacacacccccccacccccccccccccccccgttgcTTTTTGTCGGAGAAACATCGGACGTGAATTGGCTGAGAGGCATCTTGTCCTCTTCTCAGGCAATTAGAGAGATGATCGAGGAGTGGCTGGTTGAGGCGGGACTGAGCCCAGCCGCTGGGGGTATGGTTATTAGCATGTTATGGATTGTCTGCTCGTCTCGAGCTAGCTGATCGACCAGGCTTTTGCTTGCAGAGATGGTGGACCTCCAGTCGGTGAAGAAGACGCCTCACGCCAAGGCTGCCGCACCACCGTCTGGGGGTGGTGAGGGTTCTGGAGCTAGGGGTGCCTTGTAGAAGGGCACACCAAAAAGGACGTCGGGGTCTTCAGAGGTAGGTCGCCTTCAAAAGAAGGTGAAAACTACGATGCGGAAGACGTATGCGGGCTTGGCTGCTCGCGAGAGTGCCGCCCCAGAGTTGTCCGAGGCTGCTCCCCAAGGCGAGGGCTCGGGGAGCGTGAGAGGAAAGGGGGTGGCCGGATCGTCTGGCAATGACCCCTTAAAGAGGCCACTGGTGCGCCCAAAGTCGATGTTAGACCTGTGCCGCATCCATTCTCAAGCCGAAGGCGAGTGGTACCCAGTCTTGAGTATGGCCGATCTTCTTGTAGGGGAGCAAGGGACTCCCTATGCCTCTCAATGGGTGACTCTTACGGTCGACAATCGAATCTGGGCTGACGGGCCAACTGCCCAGGAGTTCATCCGGCGGGCGCTTCACCCGGCCATGGCCAAGGAGCTTTATTGCTCCTCCTTGGAGGCGCTGGCAGATCGAGCAACCAAGTCGTTTGTCTAGGTAAGTGGTGGTGCCCTTTCCTCGTTCGATTCTTCCTTCTTTGCGTGGGTCCTAATATCGATATTTGTGCAGGGTCAGCACTACACCATGGCGCTGATCGACCGGGTCCTCGATGCCGGGCGGGTGATCGAACGTCAGTCGGACGTCTATGTCGCTCTTCGCCTGGAGAACCTGGAGCTGAGGAGCAGATCTGGCCCGGAGGTTGTGGCTGCAGCCGAACAGCGCGCTTCAGCTCTGGACAAAGAGGTGAATCGCTTGAAGGCCGAGCTGGAGGAAAGCTGGTCCCACATCCGGATGTTGGATGATGAGTTGCTGACCCTCTCCCACGACGTATAGTTCGGCAAGTCTTCGGCTTGGGTCACCGAAGAGGTCCTGAAGGAGGAGCGGCTGGTGTTCCCCGAGAAGATCAAGGGGGCGATTGCTGAGTATAAGTCATCTGCCAGGTTTGAGCGTGGCCTGGTGAGGTCAGGGCGGGTGACATACGAGTTCGGGTATTGGGTGGCTTACGCTCGTTTTCGAGCGAGGTACCTGGACTTGGAACTGGAGTCGGATCCGTTTGCTAACCagctgaaggattagaacattgaCATGTCGACAAACATTCCCTTCGATGACGGGCCCGAGACTCCTCTGAACTAAGGGttgtatctttttttcttttgctttggtcAAGTcgaattttgaaactgtatcgccCGACCACAATGTATATTTCTTTTCATCAATGAAAAACTATTGTTTCGGAATCCTGTCTTCTTGCCTTTCCTGATTGCGAATGTGTATGCTTCTCAATAACATGTGTCTTTTCGGCATCTTGACCTGTGTCCTTTACGGGTAGAACTTCTTTAAATTTACCGTATTCCATGTCCTTGGCAGAGGGTTTCCTTTCATAGTCTCGAGTCGGTAGGTCCCTTCTCAAACCACGTCGTAGACCCGATAGGGGCCCTCCCAGTTTGGTGTGAGTTTTCCTCTCGCTCGGGTCAGGTCGCTCACCTTCGCCTTTCGAAGGACGAGGTCCCCGACCTTGATCGGTCGTGGACAAACTTTGTGGTTGTACATCCGAGCTGTAGCCTTTTTTGTATGCCAAGGTACGTAGGTGTGCCTTGGCTCTTCTTTCTTCAAGGAGATCTAGGTTTGCTCATAGACCCTCCTCGGAGTCTTCTCGTTTGTAGTTGGTGGTGCATAAGGTCGGGAACACCATTTCAGGTGGGAGGACTACTTCGGTCCAGAATGCCAGGTTGAACGGAGACTCCCCCGAGGCAGTTTTGGGAGTTGTTTGCATTGCCCATAGGACGTTAGGAAGCTCATCAACCCAGGCTCCATACGCGCCCGAGACCATCTTCTTGAGGCCCTCTAGAATCGTCCGATTTATTACTTCGATCTGGCCATTAGTTTGGGGGTGCGCAACCAAGCTGAACTTCAATTGTATCCCATACGACTGATAATAGGTCTTGAACTTAGTGTTGTTGAATTGAGCTCCGTTGTTGGTAACAATAGCCCTTGGGATCCCGAACCGGGTAATaatgttcttccatgtgaagctttgaacttgtttctcggtgatggaggctaagggttcggcttcaacccatttcgtgaagtagtcgaccccTACTATAAGGAAGCGTCGTTGTCCCGAAGCTGAAGGAAAAGGTCCAATGAGATTAAGTCCCCATTGGGCCAAGGGCTAGGTTGCCTCCATCGAGATAAGAGGAACCACCGGCTGGGGTCACAATCGGGCATGCCTTTGACATTGTTGGCACCACTGCACATATGATATGACATcttggcgcatggtcggccagtagtacccctgtctgagagtcttgaaggccaaggttcgtcCCCCGATGTACTCCCCACAAATCCTCTCGTGGAGTTCGGTGAGGACCATTTCAGCTTCTAATGGCGCGAGGCAGcgcaagagaggttgagagaaagCCCTGTGGTATAGCTTTCCACCGACCACGCAATTCCAGGCTTGGGTTCACCTCAATCGTCTTTCGACTATCGGGTCATCGGGCTTCGCCCCATCCTTCTTGAAGCGAAGGATCTCTTCCATCCAGTTTGGCAAGTCCTCTGTTTCGGTGACCTCGTGAGTTGGTATTATCAGCGTCGTTACGGATTCAGTTGCCGGGTTTGCCGCTAGGCTACGAGCGGAGGCCGATCTAGCCAACACGTTGGCCTATGTGTTCTGCGCCCGAGGTGTTCTAGTGACCGAGAGGCGGTTGAAGCGATGGGCAAGATGTTTTGCTTTTGTCAGGTATAACGCCATTGTTGGGTCCCGAGCTTTGTAGCTCCGATTGATGTGTCCCATCACCAGTTGGGAGTCGCTGAAGACTTCAAGGTTGCTCATATGCATCTCCAGAGCGAGGGGCAGGCCATGAAGTAGCGCCTTGTACTCGGCCTCATTATTGGTGGCCCAGAATTGTAATCGGAGCGATCTCTCGTAGGTTTCTCTAGATGAGTTCGACCCCGGCTGATTCGGCAGTGGCCGAGTCGTACACATGCAGGGTCCATGTGATGGGAGCACTCGACCTCTTCGGCTCCGAAAGTGATTTCAAGCTCGAGCTCGAGTCGGGGATGTTTCTCGACTGGGCTCCGGGCATAGGCCTTCCTTACCATTGAGCTGCTGCCGCCAACTGTCGGTCCTTCGGAGATGACGTCGATCTGCCTTTCGACGGGTCCTCTTGGGTATGGAGTTGCTTCCTAGGGTTCCTTGAGATAGCGCCCGAGGTGACCTATTCGGATCAAGTCCTTGATTTGATTATGGAGGTCGCGATAGTCTTCCGTGTCATGGTCGTAGTCTCGGTGAAACCTACAATATTTGGACCGGTCTTTGTGAGTAGCTTTCATGGGGTTGGGCTATCACAAGAGGCCCTTCTCcctgatttggaggaagatctcgatATGAGATGTGTTTAGAGGGAGAGGCGAGGGCCTTGGGAGTAGCATCTCTTGTCGGTCGGGCCTTCGGCGGGGTTGCACCGGGGCTGCTGGGGTCATTCCTCGGGATTGTTCTGCCCATGGCCTTTTTCTATCCATGCACTTTCCTGCCACCAAAACTTTGGCGGCGATGAACTGGTTGGCGCGCTGAAGCATCTCGGGAATGATTGATGGCGGCTTCTCGAtcaacgaccagaagaaccttgaaggcttcaaacccatcagaaaCGCCTGCATGATTAAAGAGGGATGAGCATCCGGGAATCCCCGGATTTCAGTGGTGAAGCGTGCCACAAACTGAGAGAGTGACCTGTCTTCACACTGGGACAAAgcgagcaaggtggccatggaagtCCTAGGTCGTACATTGGCGAGGAAATTCTACTCGAACTCTCTTGCGAGTTGGTCGAAAGATGAGACCGAGGACGGGGCGCAGCCGGTTGAACCATGCTCGTGCCGATCCCCTGAAGGTGGTTGGGAATGCCCAACACATTAGGGCatcagaggtgccatagagggccatctgagcccgaaatgtGGCAACGTGCTCTGTGGGATCGGAGCCGTCGTCGTACATCTCCAACAccgacagcctgaagttgaggggtatagGCTTGTCCTATATTTCCTGAGTAAAGGGGGATTCGCCCGAGCTACCTTCGCCCGACTCGCCCTGCAACTTTTGGAACTCACGCTGGAACTCGTCCAAGCATT
This Musa acuminata AAA Group cultivar baxijiao chromosome BXJ1-2, Cavendish_Baxijiao_AAA, whole genome shotgun sequence DNA region includes the following protein-coding sequences:
- the LOC103973359 gene encoding COBRA-like protein 1; this encodes MDLSSSISTVRRHTSKIAPLASTPVLFILLSSLASTAEAYDPLDPNGNITIKWDVMQWAPDGYVAVVTIFNFQQYRHIQAPGWMLGWTWAKKEVIWSMVGGQATEQGDCSRFKGNIPHCCKKDPSVVDLLPGTPYNMQIANCCKGGIISSWIQDPANAASSFQISVGAAGTTNKTVRVPKNFTLKSPGPGYTCGAAKIVKPSRFVSQDGRRTTQALMTWNVTCTYSQFLAQKTPTCCVSLSSFYNDTIVNCPTCSCGCQNNITQPGSCVEGDSPYLASAINGPGKRSFTPLVQCTSHMCPIRVHWHIKLNYREYWRVKIAITNFNYRMNYTQWNLVIQHPNFDNLTQIFSFNYNSLTPYGGINDTAMLWGIKYYNDLLMQAGPSGNVQSELLFQKDPSAFTFQKGWAFPRRIYFNGDNCVMPPPDAYPRLPNDSPQLKGSLCLPVIILWATLTWLLIYVQ